The Bosea beijingensis genome contains the following window.
CAGGCCGGCGCCCCGATCTATCCACAGGCGCCCCAGTCTTCCTTTGGCGAGGCCCCACAGCGCCCGCAAGCCGTCCGTCCGCGGCCGGAGCGCCGGCGCAGCGCGGTGCCCGCGGAGCCGCAGGCCTCCGATCCGATCCCGACCAAGCCGCTTGAAGGATACCCCACCGTCCCGCCGCCGCCCGCGCCCTGAACCAACCCGGATTGCCGAGAGCCCGATGCGAACAGCGAGCTACGTCATCTTCTGGGCCGTCACTGCGATGGTCGTTATCGCGCTGGTCGCCTTGCCGATCAGCCTGCAGGCGCATCTGATCGCCGGAGCCATCGTGGTGGGCGCGATGATGGTGCTGAAGTTCCTGCGGCCCTACGGCGTCTGGCGCCTGATCGCGCTCGGCTTGGGCACCGCGATGGTGCTGCGCTACGTCTACTGGCGCACGACCAGCACCTTGCCGCCAGTCAACCAGCTCGAGGATTTCATCCCGGGGCTGATCGTCTACCTCGCCGAACTCTACAATATCGGCATGCTGGGCCTCAGCCTCTTCGTCGTGGCGATGCCGCTGCCGAAGCGCAAGACGCCGCCAATCGATCTCGCTAACGCACCGACGGTCGACGTCTTCGTGCCGACCTACAACGAAGAGCCCGAGATGCTCGCGACGACGCTCGCGGCGGCGCTGGCGATGGACTACCCGGCAGGGCGCCTGAACATCTTCCTGCTCGACGACGGCGGCACCGACGAGAAATGCAACGCCGACGACTTCGCCGCGGCCAGCGCCGCCCGCGAGCGCCGCGCGACGCTGACGAAGCTCTGCGAAGGGCTCGGCGTCACCTATCTCACACGCGAGCGCAATCTCAGCGCCAAGGCCGGCAATCTCAACAACGGCATCGCCAACTCGCAGGGTGAACTGATCGTCGTCTTCGACGCCGACCATGCCCCGGCCCGCAGCTTCCTGACCGAGACGATCGGTTATTTCGGGCAGGACCCAAAACTCTTCCTGGTCCAGACCCCGCATTTCTTCATCAATCCGGACCCGCTGGAGCGCAATCTCCAGACCTTCCGCTCGATGCCGTCCGAGAACGAGATGTTCTACGGCATCATCCAGCGCGGCCTCGACAAATGGGACGCCTCGTTCTTCTGCGGCTCGGCCGCCGTACTCCGGCGCGCGGCGCTTGAAACCACCAACGGCTTCTCCGGACGCAGCATCACCGAGGATGCGGAGACCGCGATCACGCTGCACGCCACCGGCTGGCACAGCGTCTATGTCGACAAGCCGTTGATCGCGGGGCTTCAGCCGGCGACCTTCACCAGCTTCATCGGCCAGCGCTCGCGCTGGGCACAGGGCATGATGCAGATCCTCATGTTCCACCGCCCGATGTTCAAGCGCGGCCTCTCGCTGCCGCAGCGGCTCTGTTACTCCTCGTCGGCGCTGTTCTGGCTCTTCCCCTTCGCGCGCCTGACCTTCCTGGTCGCGCCCCTGTTCTACCTGTTCTTCGGCCTGGAGATCTTCACCGCCTCCGGCGCGGAGTTCATCGCCTATGTGCTGAGCTACATGGTCGTGAACCTGATGATGCAGAACTACCTCTATGGCCGCTATCGCTGGCCGTGGATCTCGGAGCTCTACGAGTTCATCCAGTCGGTCTACCTGCTGCCGGCCGTGGTCTCGGTGCTCATCAACCCGACCAAGCCGACCTTCAAGGTCACGGCCAAGAACGAATCCCTCGAGACAAGGCGCGTCTCCGAACTCGGCCGGCCGTTCTTCATCATCTTCGCCGTGCTCACGCTCGGCCTCGTCGCCACCTATTGGCGCATCATCACGGAGCCCTACAACGCCGACATCACTTTTGTCGTGGGGCTCTGGAACATCCTCAACCTGCTGATGGCCGGCTGCGCGCTCGGCGTGGTCTCGGAGCGGCCGGAAGGGCGCGGCGCGCGGCGCTTCGCCGTGAAGCGCCGCGGCGAGATCGCAATCGACGGGCGCAAGGCCCGGA
Protein-coding sequences here:
- the bcsA gene encoding UDP-forming cellulose synthase catalytic subunit; protein product: MRTASYVIFWAVTAMVVIALVALPISLQAHLIAGAIVVGAMMVLKFLRPYGVWRLIALGLGTAMVLRYVYWRTTSTLPPVNQLEDFIPGLIVYLAELYNIGMLGLSLFVVAMPLPKRKTPPIDLANAPTVDVFVPTYNEEPEMLATTLAAALAMDYPAGRLNIFLLDDGGTDEKCNADDFAAASAARERRATLTKLCEGLGVTYLTRERNLSAKAGNLNNGIANSQGELIVVFDADHAPARSFLTETIGYFGQDPKLFLVQTPHFFINPDPLERNLQTFRSMPSENEMFYGIIQRGLDKWDASFFCGSAAVLRRAALETTNGFSGRSITEDAETAITLHATGWHSVYVDKPLIAGLQPATFTSFIGQRSRWAQGMMQILMFHRPMFKRGLSLPQRLCYSSSALFWLFPFARLTFLVAPLFYLFFGLEIFTASGAEFIAYVLSYMVVNLMMQNYLYGRYRWPWISELYEFIQSVYLLPAVVSVLINPTKPTFKVTAKNESLETRRVSELGRPFFIIFAVLTLGLVATYWRIITEPYNADITFVVGLWNILNLLMAGCALGVVSERPEGRGARRFAVKRRGEIAIDGRKARIVTENVSVDGIAVRVMAKEFDRLPVGSIGEITVETTIDMPRGALPVRVRRLVPDEKGLLLGCSYEPTEPVHSRIIADLAFSDAENWSRFQKARRHNPGVIYGTLRFLRLAIFQTSRGLSYLFGLYRLSRSTTRPGAAE